A stretch of the Agromyces larvae genome encodes the following:
- a CDS encoding radical SAM protein encodes MVGIRTAQRAHVETIESLIAWPDARSAGWDAGFLSGVFDAEGSCSGGILRFSNSNEEILTSIERGLARFGLASIRDPVRLNGVANIRLLGGLPARSAFFGIVQPAITRKLSLIGAAVKTVADLRVVSIEPIEGGSQQLVDITTTTGDFIAEGVVSHNCFARPTHQYLDLDAGDDFDRQIVVKVNVADVLRTELARPSWGHDPVALGTNTDPYQRAEGRYRLMPGIIDALASSGTPFSILTKGTLLRRDLPLLTDASQQVPIDLAMSIAVYDDDLQRSVEPGTPSTDARLATVTAARDAGFDCTVFLMPILPYLTDTRAHLDDALRRAKAAGATGVIHSALHLRGAVKPWFLQWLEREHPELVPKYRAMYPGAAAYAPKAYRDWLAERIRPLIRAHGLVRVREDPATGGVRFTARSAGARIGRPGAPGLAPPAAGAVGPAAHDTAPTLF; translated from the coding sequence ATGGTCGGCATCCGCACCGCGCAGCGTGCGCATGTCGAAACCATCGAATCGCTCATCGCATGGCCCGACGCGCGCTCGGCAGGATGGGACGCCGGCTTCCTCAGCGGCGTCTTCGATGCCGAGGGGTCGTGCAGCGGTGGCATCCTCCGTTTCAGCAACTCCAACGAGGAGATCCTCACGTCGATCGAGCGGGGGCTCGCTCGGTTCGGTCTGGCTTCCATTCGCGACCCGGTGCGGCTCAACGGTGTGGCGAACATCCGCTTGCTCGGCGGGCTGCCGGCGCGTTCTGCCTTCTTCGGCATCGTGCAGCCGGCGATCACGCGCAAATTGTCGCTCATCGGGGCGGCGGTGAAGACCGTCGCCGATCTGCGGGTCGTGTCGATCGAGCCGATCGAGGGCGGCTCGCAGCAGCTCGTCGACATCACCACGACGACGGGCGACTTCATCGCGGAGGGCGTGGTGAGCCACAACTGCTTCGCGCGGCCCACACATCAGTATCTCGATCTCGACGCGGGCGACGACTTCGACCGGCAGATCGTGGTGAAGGTGAACGTCGCCGACGTGCTGCGCACCGAGTTGGCGCGGCCGTCGTGGGGGCACGACCCGGTCGCGCTGGGCACGAACACCGACCCGTACCAGCGTGCCGAGGGCCGGTACCGGCTGATGCCCGGCATCATCGACGCGCTCGCCTCGAGCGGCACGCCGTTCAGCATCCTCACCAAGGGCACGCTGCTGCGGCGCGACCTGCCGCTGCTGACGGATGCCTCGCAGCAGGTGCCGATCGACCTCGCGATGTCGATCGCCGTGTACGACGACGACCTGCAGCGGTCGGTCGAACCGGGCACTCCGTCGACCGATGCCCGACTCGCGACGGTGACGGCCGCGCGCGACGCGGGGTTCGACTGCACGGTGTTCCTGATGCCGATCCTGCCGTACCTCACCGATACCCGGGCGCATCTCGACGATGCGCTGCGGCGGGCGAAGGCGGCCGGCGCGACCGGCGTCATCCACTCGGCGCTGCACCTCAGGGGCGCGGTGAAGCCGTGGTTCCTGCAGTGGCTCGAGCGGGAGCACCCCGAACTGGTGCCGAAGTACCGGGCGATGTATCCGGGGGCGGCGGCCTACGCGCCGAAGGCGTATCGCGACTGGCTGGCCGAGCGCATCCGCCCGCTCATCCGGGCGCACGGACTCGTGCGCGTGCGCGAAGATCCGGCGACCGGGGGCGTGCGCTTCACCGCCCGGTCGGCCGGCGCGCGCATCGGCCGACCGGGCGCTCCGGGTCTCGCCCCGCCCGCCGCCGGCGCCGTCGGACCGGCCGCGCACGACACCGCGCCGACCCTCTTCTGA
- a CDS encoding sensor histidine kinase, giving the protein MSRAFARAGHAAALVCVAVAGIVGLVVAIGAVEPRGLIAFGVALAFAGLIGLIDLRPTITNTLVYLAGGTAIVFAAAVLVMSRDDLFTDSNNVLLSLPRTALILVGGAGIGTGIAVVWASLGWALGEAVVFVACTIVGGAWVINVPSLLVLLMLVAIRSFDGLARRSQRQRAIGLARAGRQARELALRHEYELRATARLHDTVLGHLVAISDAGSGPVSDRLRAGIRHDLGLVIGRDWAVDRRGESAPTATVGDALPPELLPLAFTAMADASLRVRVTGDLSVLSRVPPEQLAELDAAVAQCIVNVARHAQVDEMELAVGVGGGEVTVAVMDSGVGFDTSHVPEDRIGLRTSIRARVEQAGGTVRLWSTEGIGTTVVLTLPLEPHDDRPTAGEANA; this is encoded by the coding sequence ATGAGCCGCGCCTTCGCCCGCGCCGGGCACGCTGCCGCGCTCGTCTGCGTCGCCGTCGCCGGCATCGTCGGCCTCGTCGTCGCGATCGGCGCCGTCGAGCCGCGCGGGCTCATCGCGTTCGGCGTCGCGCTCGCGTTCGCAGGGCTCATCGGACTCATCGACCTGCGCCCGACGATCACGAACACGCTCGTCTACCTCGCCGGCGGGACGGCGATCGTCTTCGCCGCCGCGGTGCTCGTGATGAGCCGCGACGACCTGTTCACCGACTCGAACAACGTGCTGCTCTCGCTTCCGCGCACGGCGCTGATCCTCGTCGGCGGCGCCGGCATCGGCACGGGCATCGCCGTGGTCTGGGCGTCGCTCGGCTGGGCGCTCGGCGAAGCGGTGGTTTTCGTGGCGTGCACCATCGTGGGCGGCGCGTGGGTGATCAACGTGCCGTCGCTGCTCGTCCTGCTGATGCTCGTCGCCATCCGCAGCTTCGACGGCCTCGCACGCCGATCGCAGCGCCAGCGGGCGATCGGCCTCGCCCGGGCCGGTCGCCAAGCGCGCGAGCTCGCCCTCCGGCACGAGTACGAACTCCGGGCCACCGCACGACTGCACGACACCGTGCTCGGACATCTCGTGGCGATCTCCGACGCCGGTTCGGGGCCGGTGAGCGACCGGTTGCGCGCCGGCATCCGGCACGACCTGGGGCTCGTGATCGGCCGCGACTGGGCCGTCGATCGCCGGGGCGAATCCGCGCCCACGGCGACGGTCGGCGACGCGCTGCCGCCCGAACTGCTGCCGCTCGCCTTCACCGCGATGGCCGACGCGAGCCTGCGGGTGCGCGTCACGGGCGACCTGTCGGTGCTGTCGCGGGTGCCGCCCGAGCAGCTCGCCGAACTCGACGCCGCGGTCGCGCAGTGCATCGTGAACGTCGCCCGCCACGCGCAGGTCGACGAGATGGAACTCGCGGTCGGCGTCGGCGGCGGCGAAGTGACGGTCGCCGTCATGGACAGCGGCGTCGGGTTCGACACCTCGCACGTGCCCGAAGACCGCATCGGCCTGCGCACCTCGATCCGCGCCCGGGTCGAGCAGGCCGGCGGCACGGTGCGGCTCTGGTCGACCGAAGGCATCGGCACGACCGTCGTGCTCACCCTGCCGCTGGAACCCCACGACGATCGTCCGACCGCGGGGGAGGCGAACGCATGA
- a CDS encoding thymidine kinase, translating to MAKLYFRYGAMNSGKSTALLQAAFNYEERGHEVLLAKPAVDTKGDREIVSRLGVTREVDFTIGPDDEVLPLFERQRAAVVERTGRDVSCLLVDEAQFLTANQVDDLLRIALMDDVPVLAYGIRTDFQTVAFGGSRRLLEVAHSLEELKTICRCGRKAIFNGRLIDGRYVFDGDQVAIDGQDVTYESLCGACYLQESGGVLNGRH from the coding sequence ATGGCGAAGCTGTACTTCCGATACGGCGCGATGAACTCGGGCAAATCGACCGCCCTGCTGCAAGCCGCGTTCAACTACGAAGAACGCGGGCACGAGGTGCTGCTCGCCAAACCGGCGGTCGACACGAAAGGCGACCGCGAGATCGTGTCGCGACTCGGCGTGACCCGCGAGGTCGACTTCACGATCGGCCCAGACGACGAGGTGCTGCCGCTGTTCGAACGGCAGCGGGCCGCGGTCGTCGAACGCACCGGGCGCGACGTGAGCTGCCTGCTCGTCGACGAGGCGCAGTTCCTCACGGCGAACCAGGTCGACGATCTGCTGCGCATCGCCCTCATGGACGACGTGCCGGTGCTCGCCTACGGCATCCGCACCGACTTCCAGACCGTCGCGTTCGGCGGCAGCCGGCGCCTGCTCGAGGTGGCGCACTCGCTCGAAGAGCTGAAGACCATCTGCCGGTGCGGGCGCAAGGCGATCTTCAACGGCCGGCTCATCGACGGACGCTACGTCTTCGACGGCGACCAGGTCGCGATCGACGGGCAGGATGTCACGTACGAGTCGCTGTGCGGCGCCTGCTACCTGCAGGAGTCGGGCGGGGTGCTGAACGGGCGGCACTGA
- a CDS encoding CPBP family intramembrane glutamic endopeptidase has protein sequence MNRSDGARLGDDAAETAANARRRLVVGAVALVVAIVAIVAWGWLVRTVVIPEPVQLFAAYLVVWIPLAIAVVVAVRRHGSGSFVHDLGLRFRWIDLLWGFGVGCLVRGVSAVIETAVWGRMSGSGVAFGVDPAWAWFTLLVAPVLIGPLIEEVFFRGLTQRAVTDRSRAASARPRTAAAIGIVATALVFALLHLLEATSPGTAVVLELSSFTVGLGCGILAALTGRIGGAIIAHAVSNGLLVLLVVS, from the coding sequence GTGAACCGTTCTGACGGCGCACGTCTCGGCGACGACGCCGCTGAGACGGCTGCGAACGCGCGGCGCCGACTCGTCGTCGGCGCGGTCGCCCTGGTCGTCGCGATCGTCGCGATCGTCGCGTGGGGATGGCTCGTCCGCACCGTCGTCATCCCCGAGCCGGTGCAGTTGTTCGCCGCCTACCTCGTCGTCTGGATCCCGCTCGCGATCGCCGTCGTCGTCGCGGTGCGCAGGCACGGCAGCGGATCGTTCGTGCACGACCTCGGCCTGCGGTTCCGGTGGATCGACCTGCTCTGGGGCTTCGGGGTCGGATGCCTTGTGCGCGGGGTCTCGGCAGTGATCGAGACCGCCGTCTGGGGGCGGATGTCGGGATCGGGCGTCGCGTTCGGCGTCGACCCGGCGTGGGCCTGGTTCACCCTGCTCGTCGCACCGGTGCTCATCGGCCCGCTCATCGAAGAGGTGTTCTTCCGCGGACTCACCCAGCGCGCAGTCACCGACCGCTCCCGCGCGGCCAGCGCCCGCCCGCGTACGGCGGCCGCGATCGGCATCGTCGCGACGGCGCTCGTGTTCGCCCTGCTGCACCTGCTCGAGGCCACCTCGCCGGGCACCGCAGTCGTGCTCGAGCTCAGCTCGTTCACGGTCGGGCTCGGGTGCGGCATCCTCGCGGCGCTCACCGGCCGCATCGGCGGGGCGATCATCGCGCATGCCGTGTCGAACGGTCTGCTCGTCCTGCTGGTCGTGAGCTGA